Genomic DNA from bacterium:
GAAGGGTTCTAGTCTTCGGTCGATTTGCCGGCTTTTCGCCTTTCTTTTCATGGGACTTGCTTCCTGCGGCGGAGACGGGGGCGGTGACAATCCTCCTCCGGCCTTTAGCATCGATCCCCCGGGCCCGGTCGTCGTCCGCAAGGGCGAGACGCTCCAATTCAACACCGACCCCGCCGGCTTGGCGGTGACTTGGTCGGTGGAGGGAGGCTCCGGAAATGGGAGCATCGCCGCTTCAAGCGGTCTTTACACGCCTCCCTCGACCCTGCCGGTTGATCCCCAGATCGTGGTGCAGGCCACCTTGGACGGAACCAACGCGACCGCTTTGGTAGAGCTTCGGACCGGCGACAGCCTGGCCTTCGGAGCCGAGGAGCCGGTGAACGACACGACGATCGTCGGGTTCAACGTCGGTGGGGTCCACGATTTTCTGGCGGCCCGCGAGGGCAGCCTTCAAGTCGATGCCGCCTGGGCTTCCGGCGACGGCGTCGCTCCTGGCGAAGACTTGCTGTTCGCTCAATCCCTGGACTTGGCTCCTTTTGGGGCGGAACGAAACCTGACCGATGACCTCGATACATCGCGCCAACTGGAAAGCTTGGACACCTCCGCCGACTTGAATCCGGGAATTCTCTACGGCGAGGGCAACAATATCCAATTTCTCTTCAGCGCCGACCAAGGCGCCACCTTCGGGGCGCCGGTCCCGGTCGATCCGGGTCCCGATTCCCAAAACTACGCGGACCTCGCCTTTGACGGGCTGGGCAATGCCCACGTGAGCTGGGTCAACGACTTTTTCCAGGTCCGCTACTCTCGCAGCAACGACAACGGGGTCACCTGGAGCGATCCGCCGACCCTCCTGACCGATGAGTCCGACGCGCGGTGCAGCACCGGCATCGCGGTTTCCGATGACGGCGAAACCGTTCACCTCTGCTACGCCGAGGGCATTTGCGGCTCCGGCACCGATCGCGGCGAGGGCGTGATCGTTGTGGCCACCAGCGGCGATGGCGGCCAAAGCTTTCCCACCAGGGCGGAAGTGCCCGGCTCTGCCGACTCGGCCTCCTGCCGGGTGGCGATCGCGCCCTCGGGAGAAGTGTATGTGAGCTATAAGAAGGGCGACGAGGTGTTCCTGGCCAAGAGCGCGAACGGAGGCGCCTCCTTCCAAGGCGGAACCACGGTCAACACCAACCCCACCAACGAAGACGAATTCCTCTATCCCTATATGGCGGTGGATTCCCTGGGCAACATCGACATGGTCTGGATCTCCGATCCGGACGACGATGGCGATCGAAATTCCCTGCGTTACGCTCGAAGCGTGAACGGCGGAACCAGCTTCAGCCCGGATATCGAAATTGCGAACGCCGGCGGGGGGACTTTCATCCGGGCCGTGGGCTTGGTCCACGACGTTTCCGGCCGCCTTCACCTGACCTACACCACCAACCGCCAGGACCCGGACCCGGTCAATCCGCCCTTTGAGGTTGATGTCTTTTACCTGCGGGCTGAGTAATAGAATTTTACTTGTTTTCCTGCTCCGGCGACTTGAAGCTGATGCCCAGGGAAAAATTTGTCATCGTGTCTAACTTCCGGAACCCGGGCACCGGTTGATTGTCCAGCCTGGCGGTAAAGCCAAAAAACAGTGAGAGAATTTTATAGAGTTTGACCTGGACATGAATGTTTCCGTTGACCAGCCACTCTTCCAAGTCGGTGACGTCCTTCAAGGAGTCCACGTTGAGAAATAAAGTCACGTGAGGGTTGATGACCTGACGAAAAGAGAGCTCCACTTTGGCATTGTGAAGATGGCGAGACGGGTTGGGATCGTTCAAGTCTTCCCCGACAAAAGTATAACCGCCGGAGAGATTGAGCGCCGTCTTTTTGGTCCAAATGAAATAATGACTAACGCCGGTCCCGCCGAAGCCCCCTAGCGGGATTCCCTTGATTTCATCGGTGAATCCGCCGCCCTCGAGGAAATAGGTCGTATCGGAGGAAAGAAAATAATCCATTCGATAGGCGCCGAAAACGTATTTTGCGTTGGTTTGCGGCCCTTCATCCGGTGAGTCGGAATTAAAAGCGGTCCGATCATAGTAGCCGCCAAGGTTCCATTCATTTCGGAACCTTTTCACGCGATAGACCGTATCGCTAGATCCCTGCAAGGTAATCTCCTGACTGTTGCCCGTCGTCAAGATGCCGCCAAAATGGGTGTCGTTTTGGAAAAAGTTGCCCTCCAGGTTTCGTTCTTGAAAAAAGGTGATTTCACCTTCGGCGACCTCCTGCAATTCAGCCTCGGCCTGGGCCAGCAGGTTTTTTGAAAATGCTGGGGTGATGAGCAGGACGAATGTCAGAAGAATTTGAGCCGCGACCTTCATAAATCGGCTTTAGCAAAAACATGGAGGTTCGGCCAGAAAAGGTAGAAGACGGAGGCACGAAATCCGTCCAGGCACGGGGCTATTCTCGAATCTCCGTTTCCACCAATTGCGCCAGTAAATTCAACGATTGTTGCCAGCCCAAATAGCACATCTCCACCGGTATCGCCTCCGGGATGCCTTCCTGCACGATTCGGATCTCGGTTCCGCAACTCACTTTCCTCAAGGTGACGGTGACTTGCATTTCTCCAGGCAAGTTGGGATCGTCGAAGCGGTCAGTGTATTTGAGCAATTCGCCGGGCACGAGATCCAGGTATTTTCCGCCAAAGGACTGGCTTTCTTGGGTCGTGAAATTCTTGAAGGACATTCTGTGGCCGCCGCCCACCCGGGCATCCATCTCATGGACCTCGCCGGTGAAACCCTGCGGAGGTAGCCATTTGACCATGGCGGTGGGGTCGATAAAGGCCCGATAGACCCGCTCGGGAGGAGCGGCGAAAACACGGTGCAATTGAACGGTGGACATAATAATCTCCATTATTTTGCCGATACATTCACGCTAACGACGGCGCAGCATCGCAGAATCGACAATGAACAAGAAAATGGAAGACAAAAGAAATGGAAGACGGAGGTACGAAATCCGGCTTGATATTCCGAACTCCGTACCTTTCCATTCTCTCTTTCGCCTTTACCCCTAAATAACCCCCTGGATTTCAAGGAAAGCCTGAAATTAAGCCTTTGGCCTGCTTTTGGCAACCTCGCGCTGCCAGGAGGTCATCCATGACCAGATCAATCGGGCATCCCAGCGCCTGGGACTATATATCCGGATTCAGGGCTTCACCAGAGCCGCTAAACCAGTTGGCGAGAGAAGACTTTATTGTTCAAGTCAATGCGGTCACTAACGACTACGTTGCTTCCAAGTTAGACTCACCGAAGGCTTTCGAGCAACTTCAGGCACTTTTCAAAAACAACCCTGGGTGGGCTTTCCAGATTTATCCGGAGATCCCCAAGAGCGGGATTGAGTTGCGTCGCTGGATGGAAGAATGGCGGCGAGATTTTTGACTACCGTTTCACTTCGGTTCCGTAGCTGAGCGAAGCGTAAAAGGTCCCCCGGCCTTGGGGCGTCAAATCCAAGAAGTTCCAGATCGGATTCAGCTCGTCGATCCCGCGTTCGTCAATGTCGGGGCCAAGCTTGGGATGGCCGCTGTAGAAATGGCGGATGGTTCCGCCATTCTCGCGGGTGAAAACGGAAATCGTCGAATCCTGGCGGCCTTCGCGGTCCTCGCTGCCGAGGTCGTACTTGAAGTCGCTTTGGCCCGCGCTCAGCAGGCGCAGCCGGGTCCAGCCTCGATTTCGGGCGTGCTCGCGGAGCGCGGCCGGATCGGCGGCGGCGACGATGGCGAAGTCGACGTTTTGCGCCAGGTGATGGGCGATCCCGTTGGCGCAATCGATCCAGGCCGTGCACATCGGGCAGGGCTTGGTCTGTTTTTTCCCGAACATGAAATGATAGACGATCAGCGAGCGATTCGGCCCGGTGAATAAGGAGCTCAACCGAACCTTGGCCACCGGGGCATCGCCGTCGTCGAGCGAGCGCGGCCCTTCGAGGAATTCGTAATCCTGAATGGCCGCCCCCTTGGGGAGAGCCCGGCGCAGCTCGGCGACCCGCTCGCGCTGCCGCATCAATTCGATTTCGGCCAGCCGAACTTCCTCGCGCTTCGCGAGATATTCTGGCGACTCGTCGGGCAGGTTGGTCTGTCGGTACGCTCCATCGATCAATTGGTGAACCATGATTGTCTCCTTTTCGGTGCTATCGAATGTCATCGACGTTCACGCCGAGCCGTTCGGCGTCGGCTCGACGGTGCTGACCATGGTCCGGAGCGTGACACACCGCGGATGGCCTTGTCTACCGGCCAAAAAAAATCCGACGGCTTTGACGCCGTCGGATTTCGCGATTCGAATTTTTTTAAGGTCTAGTAGCGGCCTCGACCGCCTCCGCCTCCGCGATTGCCGCCGAATCCACCTCGGCCGCCACCGCCGCCAAAGCCACCGCCGCGGTTTCCGCCGCCGCCGCCGAAGCCGCCGGATCGCTTCTCCTGGGGCTTGGCTTCATTGACGGTCAGGGTGCGCCCGCCCATCTCCTTGCCGTTGACCTGGGCGATCGCATTGTCCGCCGCTTCGATTTCGGCGAATTCCACGAAGCCGAAGCCCTTGGGTTGGCCGGTGAATTTGTCGCTGATAACCGCCACCGAGAGCAATTCGCCGAAGGGCTCGAACAACTCGCGAAGCGAACCCTCGTTGACGCTGTAGGGGAGGCCTCCCACGTATAATTTTTTTGCCATTTTCTTTTCTCCTGGATCGGAAAGGAGGGCCCGAAAGCGCTGATAAGCGAGATCCGTTCCGTTTTTTCCGAATTAAATCAAATATCAGTGAGTTGAATCTAGGCAGGATTACTTAGAGTCGAGACACTATGGCCGCCACCTTCGCTTGATCGGTCGGATTTGTCCAGTTTGTTTTTTCGGCTTCAAATGCAAGCCCCGACCCTCAGGAAGTCTGCCGGAAGCTTGTTTTTAGGGCGGCCCCACAGCTAAAATCGAGCTTTATGCCTCCGCGGCCAACCATTGGGACGGTCGAAAAGCTCCTGCGGGCCGGCCGCGGGGTGAGGCGGCGGCTTCCGGACGGGGGGCGGCTCCAGATCGATCGCTTGCAGCCTTTCCTGGTTGTTTATCGCCAGGTACCCGGGTCGCCGCGGGACTGCGCCACCGAACAGCTCCTGACTCATGCTTCCAGTTTGCTGGTTCTGGGAGAAGCGGGGGAGGGGGCCGAACTGGTCGAGCGGGTCGCTCGCAGTGGAAGCCAGGCCTTCGGCGGTTTCCTGATCCTGGAGATTTGGGCCGGCCGGGAATGCAAGTCCGACGAAGATCCGCGCTTCGTGATTTACGGTCCGAAGGGCCTCGCCCTTATCCCGCTGATCGAAACACTTCAGAATGAATTGACGACGGTCACGGCGGCTGGATCCAACGCCGAGGTATGGGTCCGACGGGGCTTGCCGCCGGCGCCGCCCGGCAAGGAGCCATTGCTGACGGAACCGCAAGCCGATCGTCTACGAGCGTTCCGCTTCGGTATAGAAATTCCCTGCTGCTACCGGAATCCGGCCACCGGCAAAGCTTGGCCCCAAATTCTCCGCCTGCTGCGGGCGGAGCTTACCACCGCTTTCCGCCGCTTCGCCTTCGAGTTTCTTCATCAGTGGACCACCCTTCGGCCGGAGAATTTCCACGTCATCGGCTCGCGCAGGATCGCGCCGATTTTTTGGCAGGTGGACCGGCAGCTCGCCAAGGTGGCCGACAGTTTCGACTGCCTATTGCAGGTGACGCCGGTCAATTCCTCCGAGACCTGGCAAGAGTTCAAGAAATCCCGACATGAGCGGACCCCGGTCTTTCAATACCGGCCGATGCCGGTGGAGCCGACCCTGCTCAAGCGACACTTGTTTGCCGTCCCCATCGAGAAGGTCGACGATCCGGCGCTTTATCGGATGTTTCGGGGAAAGCAGGATGAGCTGGACCGGCAGATCACCTTGCTACTCGACTTGAACACCCCGCGCTTCATCCTGGGCAGCATTCAATTGTTCGGCGACGTGAGCGACGAGGAGTATCGCGTGGCCCGGGAGATGCTGCGACAGCTCCCGCCGACGGTCCGGGAGAAGGCGGCAGGGCCCCCGCTCGACGCTTCGGCTTTCGCCAAATTGGCCAAGGCCGAGATCGAATCGTTTCGGCGGCAATGGCCGGGAGTGGCGGCTCGTGTCGAGGTGCGCGAGGATATCCATACCGGCCTGATGGTCAGCAAAGGCTCGGTGTTGATCGGGGCCGATACTGAAATTCCGGCCGCGCGCGCCCAGGCCCTGATTCAGCATGAGGTCGGCACCCATGTGCTCACTTATTGGAACGGAAGGGCCCAGCCGTTCAAGCAACTCTATTCGGGGCTCGCCGGCTACGACACCTTGCAGGAGGGGATCGCGGTGCTCGCCGAGGCGCTGGTCGGCGGGCTTAGCCGGCCGCGGCAGCGCCTGCTGTTCGGCCGGGTCATTGCGGCTCGGCTCTTGATCGATGGCGCTGGTTTCGTGGACACTTTTCGGGCGCTCCATCGGGACTACGGTTTTCCGGCGCGCACCGCCTTTTCCATTACCCTGCGGATCTATCGAGGCGGCGGTCTGACCAAGGACGCGGTCTACGTTCGAGGCATCGGCCAGCTCCTCGACTACTTGAAAAGGGGCAATGAGTTGGAGCCTCTTTTGATCGGCAAGCTGGCGGTCGACGACCTGCCCTTGGTCCAGGAGCTCCGCGCCAGGCAGATCCTCGTTCCGCCTCCGCTGAAGCCCTCCTATTTGGAAATGCCGATCGCCAAACAAGGCTTGGAAAAAATCCGGGCCGGGCTGACCCTCTTTCAAACGGTGAGGGGGCAAAAGCCTCGTCCCGCCAAATCGGAATAGCTATCGGGAATTCCATTCGGCCATCCGGCGTTCGGCGGCGGCGCGGCGATCCTCGAATTGATCCTTCCATTGCTGCTGCTGGGCCATCGCGGCGCGACGGCGGGCGGCGTTCTCCTGGTTCCATTGCCGCATCCGTTGCTCGGCGTTGATGCGCCGCTGCTCGTTTTGTTTTTTCCACTGCTCTTGCTTGGCGAGAGCGGCCTGTCGGCGTTGCTCGGCTTCGCGATTCCATTGCTCCATCCGCTGCTCGGCGGCTTCGCGGCGGGCTTGGGGGCTTTCGCCGCGGATTTGCTGGGTCACCCCGTTAACGCCGCCCACGAGCCCGCCGCCGGCATGAGCGGTGGCCAGGATGCCGAGGCTGCCGAGCAGGCCGAGCGCTTGGACGAAGAAAAATCGTTTTTTAGACATGAAATCCTCCTTTTGAAGTGAATGTCGATCAAAGAAGCAAGGAGGATGCCAGGAAGGGTAAAAACCTTAAGTATTTGAAATCAATGAATATTAATTCATGTCTGGTCGGATTGTTCGAAATATAGCTGTTTAGAAAATGAAAATTAAACAGGAGTTTATTTACTTTTCAAAAATTGGACCGGTGACCGAAAATCAAACCTCCGTCTTCGCCAGATGCGGAGTCCGCTCCGCGCAAATCGCGAGCAGGAGGTGGGCGTTGGGCAAGGCGCCGTAGTTCATCTGGTATTCCAGCTTTCCATCCCCGATGAAAAAGAAAGCAAAGCCGGCTCTGCGGCCTTCGCCTTGGCGGACTCCGAAATTCTGCACCTCGGACCACGCGATCTTGGTGCCGGCCTCCACCAAGGCAATTCCCGTCGAATCCACCGAAAAGCTTCCGCCGCCGACCAGCGAGTCGGGCAGGGCCTTGCCCAGGGGGATTTTGCCGCCCGACTTTAAGCCTTGAAAGGAAAAGCTCCCGCCCCGGTCGATCACGGCCTTGGCCTTGGGCATCAGGCGTTTGAGGCTCTCTTCATGAAGGAGCCCGGCAATTTCGTCGTAGCCCTCCACATTGCGCCCCAAGTCAAAGGACTCGCCATCGCTCTTCTCGACCCGGCAGGCGGTGGATTCCATCAAGGAGACGATCTGATCCCAAGTCGTCGAGAATTCCTTGCCGCCCATCCGGTAGACCAAGCCATTTTCATAGAGGCTGGCCGAGGAGCCTCGGCGAGTGAAGGTCACGTAAATCCCGGCCGCGACCGGAGTCAGAAACAGCAGGCCCAGAATCGAGAAAACGATTTTTCGATCCCAGCCGGCATTGGCGCCGAAGGCCCCCGAGAAGCAGAGTGCCGCAATCCCCAGCGAAACGAGGCTCAGGATCGCCACCTTGACGAAGGACTTGGTGGAGCTTTGATACTCCTTGATCGGTTTTCCGAGATTCATTTATTTGGGGCGGCGGCTTTTGATGAAAAGAACGACACTGCCGGCCAATAAGAGGACGGCTCCGCCCAAGCCCATGGCCCCATCGTTTTTGGCCTTGGCCAGTGGAGGTAGCCAAAAAATATCCATCTCATCTTTAAGCTCTTCGAGCTTGGCCATGTCTTGAGTTTGTTCCATCTTTGCCAATGTCTCCTCGGCCTTTTTTTGGTAACCGGCGGCTGCCGAATACCGATCAAAGGCAAAGACAAAGGCAACGCCGCTTCCCAATAAAAGGAGAATCGCAAGCACCAATGGTATTTTTCTCATGGACAGAATTTCTCGCGGTCAGGCGCTTTTGTCTATCATTCATTTCAACAAGGAGGGGCCCATGTAAACTTTGATTTCTGGCTGCCGGGGAAATGCGATATTCTCCCCCTGTGAAAGCTCATGAAGCCTACCCCTGGGAGCACCTCTCCGACGAAGCCCTTCTCGACATCAGGATCAAAGACCTGAAGTTGACCATCGAAGGCAGCGAAATTTCCGAGCTGATCGAGCTGCTGTACGCTGAGCTGACCGGGAAAAACCTTTCCTTTCGGCCGGATTGCTACTTGGCCGACGAGTGGTTCGTCTTGGAAGGGAAGACCTCCATCGGCATTCCGTTTTATTTGGCCCATCCGCGGCTGAAGGCGCTGGAAGAAAAGATGATGCTGGAATGCGAGGGCGGGACCACCGGCGAGTGCCTGAAGCTGCTGCGGCACGAGGCCGGCCACGCCGTTTTTTACGCCTATCGTCTGGGGAAGAGCCAAAGGATCCGAAGCCTCTTCGGGCCCTCGCCGGAGCAACCGCCCTCCAGTTATCGGCCCAAGCCCTACAGTAAAAGTTTCGTGCGCCATTTGGACAATTGGTACGCCCAGGCCGAGCCCGACGAGGATTTCGCCGAGACTTTCGCCGTTTGGCTCAATCCCGACTCGAATTGGCGCGAGTACTACAAGGGCTGGCCGGCCCTGAAGAAGCTCAAGGTGGTCGACGCCGCCCTCAGCCGGCTAATGGGCCGTCCGCCCAAAATCAGCGCCGACCGCTCCTTCGCGGCGGCCCGCTCCCAAATGAAGCTCGGGGCTTATTATGCGAAGAAACAAAAGCTCTATGCCCAGGATTACCCCGACTTTTACGATCGGGATCTCAAAGTTATTTTTTCGGCCGATGGAGGCGGAGCGGGGGAGTCGGCCGGCGAATTCATGCGCCGTAACCGAAAGCTCATCGTGGACAAGGTTGCGCAATGGTCGGGCGAAAAAAAGTTCATCGTGAACAATCTCTTCAAGCGGCTCATGGAACGCAGCCGACAGCTCAAGATGCGCCTTCGCAGCAGCCCGGAGGAAAGCATGCTGGAGATCACGGCTTACCTGACGTCCATGGCCTCCAATTACCTGTATACCGGCAAGTTCAAGCCGACCGTTTAGAGGGAGCATGACCAAGAGATTGAAAGTCCTGCTGTTGTTCGACGAGGCCTCGGGGACGAGCTCGGACTACGAAACCCTGATGAAAACCCCCGACTTCCGAGCTGAAAAAGACGTCTACGAGGCCTTGCAGGCTCTGGGGCACGAAGTCCGTTTGTTGGGGGTGTCCAACGATGCCACGGTATTGCTGGAAGAATTAAAATCGCACCGGCCCGACATCGTGTTCAACCAAGTCGAGCAATTCAACGGCGATTCGGCCCAGGAGAAAAACGTCATCGGGCTTTTGGAGATGTTCGGTTTGCCCTTCACCGGCACCGGCTCCTCCGGCTTGATGATTTGCAAAAATAAGGCCCTG
This window encodes:
- a CDS encoding sialidase family protein, which encodes MKGSSLRSICRLFAFLFMGLASCGGDGGGDNPPPAFSIDPPGPVVVRKGETLQFNTDPAGLAVTWSVEGGSGNGSIAASSGLYTPPSTLPVDPQIVVQATLDGTNATALVELRTGDSLAFGAEEPVNDTTIVGFNVGGVHDFLAAREGSLQVDAAWASGDGVAPGEDLLFAQSLDLAPFGAERNLTDDLDTSRQLESLDTSADLNPGILYGEGNNIQFLFSADQGATFGAPVPVDPGPDSQNYADLAFDGLGNAHVSWVNDFFQVRYSRSNDNGVTWSDPPTLLTDESDARCSTGIAVSDDGETVHLCYAEGICGSGTDRGEGVIVVATSGDGGQSFPTRAEVPGSADSASCRVAIAPSGEVYVSYKKGDEVFLAKSANGGASFQGGTTVNTNPTNEDEFLYPYMAVDSLGNIDMVWISDPDDDGDRNSLRYARSVNGGTSFSPDIEIANAGGGTFIRAVGLVHDVSGRLHLTYTTNRQDPDPVNPPFEVDVFYLRAE
- a CDS encoding DUF481 domain-containing protein; this translates as MKVAAQILLTFVLLITPAFSKNLLAQAEAELQEVAEGEITFFQERNLEGNFFQNDTHFGGILTTGNSQEITLQGSSDTVYRVKRFRNEWNLGGYYDRTAFNSDSPDEGPQTNAKYVFGAYRMDYFLSSDTTYFLEGGGFTDEIKGIPLGGFGGTGVSHYFIWTKKTALNLSGGYTFVGEDLNDPNPSRHLHNAKVELSFRQVINPHVTLFLNVDSLKDVTDLEEWLVNGNIHVQVKLYKILSLFFGFTARLDNQPVPGFRKLDTMTNFSLGISFKSPEQENK
- a CDS encoding SRPBCC family protein, yielding MIMSTVQLHRVFAAPPERVYRAFIDPTAMVKWLPPQGFTGEVHEMDARVGGGHRMSFKNFTTQESQSFGGKYLDLVPGELLKYTDRFDDPNLPGEMQVTVTLRKVSCGTEIRIVQEGIPEAIPVEMCYLGWQQSLNLLAQLVETEIRE
- a CDS encoding DUF899 family protein, which encodes MVHQLIDGAYRQTNLPDESPEYLAKREEVRLAEIELMRQRERVAELRRALPKGAAIQDYEFLEGPRSLDDGDAPVAKVRLSSLFTGPNRSLIVYHFMFGKKQTKPCPMCTAWIDCANGIAHHLAQNVDFAIVAAADPAALREHARNRGWTRLRLLSAGQSDFKYDLGSEDREGRQDSTISVFTRENGGTIRHFYSGHPKLGPDIDERGIDELNPIWNFLDLTPQGRGTFYASLSYGTEVKR
- a CDS encoding RNA-binding protein, which codes for MAKKLYVGGLPYSVNEGSLRELFEPFGELLSVAVISDKFTGQPKGFGFVEFAEIEAADNAIAQVNGKEMGGRTLTVNEAKPQEKRSGGFGGGGGNRGGGFGGGGGRGGFGGNRGGGGGRGRY
- a CDS encoding tyrosine/phenylalanine carboxypeptidase domain-containing protein, coding for MPPRPTIGTVEKLLRAGRGVRRRLPDGGRLQIDRLQPFLVVYRQVPGSPRDCATEQLLTHASSLLVLGEAGEGAELVERVARSGSQAFGGFLILEIWAGRECKSDEDPRFVIYGPKGLALIPLIETLQNELTTVTAAGSNAEVWVRRGLPPAPPGKEPLLTEPQADRLRAFRFGIEIPCCYRNPATGKAWPQILRLLRAELTTAFRRFAFEFLHQWTTLRPENFHVIGSRRIAPIFWQVDRQLAKVADSFDCLLQVTPVNSSETWQEFKKSRHERTPVFQYRPMPVEPTLLKRHLFAVPIEKVDDPALYRMFRGKQDELDRQITLLLDLNTPRFILGSIQLFGDVSDEEYRVAREMLRQLPPTVREKAAGPPLDASAFAKLAKAEIESFRRQWPGVAARVEVREDIHTGLMVSKGSVLIGADTEIPAARAQALIQHEVGTHVLTYWNGRAQPFKQLYSGLAGYDTLQEGIAVLAEALVGGLSRPRQRLLFGRVIAARLLIDGAGFVDTFRALHRDYGFPARTAFSITLRIYRGGGLTKDAVYVRGIGQLLDYLKRGNELEPLLIGKLAVDDLPLVQELRARQILVPPPLKPSYLEMPIAKQGLEKIRAGLTLFQTVRGQKPRPAKSE
- a CDS encoding DUF6585 family protein; its protein translation is MNLGKPIKEYQSSTKSFVKVAILSLVSLGIAALCFSGAFGANAGWDRKIVFSILGLLFLTPVAAGIYVTFTRRGSSASLYENGLVYRMGGKEFSTTWDQIVSLMESTACRVEKSDGESFDLGRNVEGYDEIAGLLHEESLKRLMPKAKAVIDRGGSFSFQGLKSGGKIPLGKALPDSLVGGGSFSVDSTGIALVEAGTKIAWSEVQNFGVRQGEGRRAGFAFFFIGDGKLEYQMNYGALPNAHLLLAICAERTPHLAKTEV